One Mesorhizobium sp. L-2-11 genomic region harbors:
- the prfA gene encoding peptide chain release factor 1 yields MINLPRDRMDQVVKRFDMLEAQMSAGPAADAYVKMASEYADIQEMVAKIRALRTAEDEQADLQAMLADKSTDAEMRALAEADLPEVRERIEALQRDIQILLLPKDAADDKNAILEIRAGTGGDEAALFAGDLFRMYERYAAARGWRFETVSASEGEVGGYKEIIATISGKGVFAHMKFESGVHRVQRVPATEAGGRIHTSAATVAVLPEAEDVDIDIRAEDIRIDTMRASGSGGQHVNTTDSAVRITHLPTGIMVVQAEKSQHQNRAKAMQILRARLYDLERSKADEERSESRKSQVGSGDRSERIRTYNFPQGRVTDHRINLTLYKLDRVMMGELDEIIDALIADHQSKLLADIGLDG; encoded by the coding sequence ATGATCAACCTGCCCCGCGACCGTATGGATCAAGTCGTCAAGCGTTTCGACATGCTCGAGGCGCAGATGTCGGCCGGGCCGGCGGCGGACGCCTATGTCAAGATGGCGTCGGAATATGCCGACATCCAGGAGATGGTGGCAAAGATCAGGGCGCTGCGAACCGCCGAGGATGAACAGGCCGACTTGCAGGCGATGCTCGCCGACAAAAGCACCGATGCCGAAATGCGGGCATTGGCCGAGGCCGATCTGCCAGAGGTCAGGGAGCGCATCGAAGCGCTGCAGAGGGACATCCAGATCCTGCTTCTGCCCAAGGATGCCGCAGATGACAAGAACGCCATCCTTGAAATCCGCGCCGGGACCGGCGGCGACGAGGCGGCTCTCTTTGCCGGCGACCTGTTCCGCATGTACGAACGCTACGCCGCGGCACGCGGCTGGCGTTTCGAGACGGTGTCGGCCAGCGAGGGCGAGGTCGGCGGCTACAAGGAAATCATCGCCACGATTTCGGGCAAAGGCGTCTTTGCCCATATGAAATTCGAGTCCGGCGTGCATCGCGTGCAGCGCGTGCCGGCGACCGAGGCCGGCGGGCGTATCCACACCTCGGCGGCGACGGTTGCGGTGCTGCCCGAAGCGGAAGATGTCGACATCGACATCAGGGCCGAAGACATCCGCATCGACACGATGCGCGCCTCGGGTTCGGGCGGCCAGCACGTCAATACCACCGATTCGGCGGTGCGCATCACCCATCTGCCGACCGGCATTATGGTGGTGCAGGCGGAGAAGTCGCAGCACCAGAACCGGGCCAAAGCCATGCAGATCCTTCGCGCCAGGCTTTACGACCTCGAGCGCAGCAAGGCTGACGAGGAACGCTCAGAATCGCGCAAATCGCAGGTCGGTTCCGGCGATCGCTCGGAGCGCATCCGCACCTATAATTTCCCGCAAGGCCGCGTCACCGACCATCGCATCAATTTGACGCTGTATAAGCTCGACCGGGTGATGATGGGCGAACTCGACGAGATCATCGACGCACTGATCGCCGATCACCAGTCAAAGCTGCTCGCAGATATCGGCCTCGATGGCTGA
- the prmC gene encoding peptide chain release factor N(5)-glutamine methyltransferase, which produces MPTNSRNLKSTTLGLLLKAARARLAAAAVADPALDARLIVEHFSGTTRTQAIADPECSVDAGAIAAIDAALRRRIAGEPVHRIIGHREFYGLRLSLSPETLEPRPDTETLVEAVLPFVKTTAERQGGCRILDLGTGTGAIALALLSAVPTAVATGVDISPGALATAMRNAGELGLAGRFQVLESDWFEKVFGRYHVIAANPPYIASIDIENLQDEVRDFDPRQALDGGVDGLSPYRIIAAEAAGFLEAEGRIAVEIGHTQRKEVTGIFSAAGYVPAGVFRDFGGNERVLIFELTKP; this is translated from the coding sequence ATGCCAACAAATAGCAGGAACCTCAAATCCACCACACTAGGGCTGTTGCTGAAAGCGGCGCGGGCACGCCTTGCCGCGGCCGCAGTCGCCGACCCTGCGCTGGATGCGAGGCTGATCGTCGAACATTTTTCCGGCACGACCCGCACCCAAGCCATCGCCGATCCCGAATGCAGTGTCGATGCCGGTGCGATTGCCGCGATCGATGCAGCCTTGAGGCGGCGGATTGCCGGTGAGCCGGTGCATCGCATCATCGGCCATCGCGAGTTCTATGGCTTGCGCCTGTCGCTGTCACCGGAAACGCTGGAGCCGCGACCGGACACCGAAACGCTGGTCGAAGCGGTGCTGCCCTTCGTAAAGACCACTGCGGAACGGCAAGGCGGGTGCCGCATCCTCGATCTCGGCACCGGCACCGGCGCCATCGCGCTGGCGCTGCTCAGCGCCGTACCGACGGCGGTCGCCACCGGCGTCGATATTTCGCCAGGCGCGCTGGCGACCGCCATGCGCAATGCCGGGGAATTGGGGTTGGCCGGCCGGTTCCAGGTGCTCGAATCCGACTGGTTCGAAAAAGTTTTTGGCCGATACCATGTAATTGCCGCCAACCCGCCCTATATAGCGTCCATAGACATTGAAAATCTGCAGGACGAGGTCCGCGATTTCGATCCACGCCAAGCCCTCGATGGCGGCGTGGACGGTCTGAGTCCCTACAGGATCATCGCCGCCGAGGCGGCAGGTTTTTTGGAAGCCGAGGGCAGGATTGCGGTCGAGATCGGCCACACCCAACGCAAAGAGGTCACGGGCATATTCTCCGCAGCCGGCTATGTGCCGGCGGGGGTATTCCGCGACTTTGGCGGAAACGAGAGGGTTCTGATCTTTGAACTGACAAAGCCGTGA